CCCGACTTTGATTTGAAAGAACAAGCGATAGAGCATATCCGGCTGCTGATAGAGGGAATTCAGATCAAATAAGCGTGGTCTGTATACCGACCAGCGCCTTGTTATCCTTGTGGTACTTAATCGGTCAGTGCCGTTCAGTGTCCAGTCTTGGCCTGTGGAGCGAAAAGCATCTAAATCCATTGATATTTTCCAAATCCAGCAAAGTGCCGTCCGCAAAAAAGCGGGCGGCACTTTGCATTTTGTTTTTGTAGACCCCTTTATGAAACCGGATTAGTAGTAAGGGGGGTATGGGTTTCAAAAATAATTCCGTCCAACCACCCTCCGGAGCGGGATAAATAGTAGAGGGTAAAATTTTTCCGCTCAGCTGCGTTGTGAAATCGGATTAGTAGTAAGGGAGTCTTATGAATTTTAAAAAAATAATTCCGTGCAGCAGCCCTTTTGAACGGGATAAATAGTAGAGGGATAAAAATATTTCAAGAATTAATGGCTCACCCCCTCTCCTGAACCGGAAATATAGTAGAGGGACTTTTCAAAATCAAGACAAGGAGGAGGAACAACATGACGGAACGTTTTCACACTATCGACGGAGAAATCCTGATGAACCAGCCGCTGTCACCCATCCGCTTTGTGGTGGAGGGACTGCTGTCCCACGGTCTGCATCTGCTTGCCGGTGCGCCGAAGTCCGGCAAGAGCTGGCTGGCGCTGTGGCTGTCGGTCACGGTTGCCAAGGGGGAGGAGGTCTGGGGCAATCGTGTACAGCAGGGAACGACGCTGTATCTCTGTTTTGAGGACAGCCGCCTGCGCATTCAAAACCGCCTCTTCGACATCACCGAGGACGCGCCGCCCAACGTACATTTCTGCGAGGAGAGCGTTCGACTGGGCGAGGGACTGGAGGAGCGCATCGGGCAGTTTATCCTTGAGCATCCCGACACGGTGCTCATCATCATCGATACCCTGCAGATGATCCGAAGGCCTGCTATGGACAACTCCTACGCAAATGATTATGCAGACCTGACCGCCCTCAAAAGGCTGGCGGATCAAAACAGGATCGCGATTCTGCTGATCCACCATCTCAGAAAGCAAAAAGACGACGATCCCTTCAACCGCATCTCAGGAACCACAGGCCTATCGGGTGCGGTAGATACCAGCTTCACCCTGGTGGAGGAACGCCGGGGCAGCGGCCGGGCGACCCTGTCCTGCATCGGGCGTGATATTGAATACCGGGAGCTTGGGCTCCGCCGCAATGAAAGCAATGTCT
This is a stretch of genomic DNA from Anaeropeptidivorans aminofermentans. It encodes these proteins:
- a CDS encoding AAA family ATPase, with protein sequence MTERFHTIDGEILMNQPLSPIRFVVEGLLSHGLHLLAGAPKSGKSWLALWLSVTVAKGEEVWGNRVQQGTTLYLCFEDSRLRIQNRLFDITEDAPPNVHFCEESVRLGEGLEERIGQFILEHPDTVLIIIDTLQMIRRPAMDNSYANDYADLTALKRLADQNRIAILLIHHLRKQKDDDPFNRISGTTGLSGAVDTSFTLVEERRGSGRATLSCIGRDIEYRELGLRRNESNVWELVSDSREHPELLLPDIVFLVSDFMKDKSEYHGTPAELSELISREENRISDRMVSRLLLQNTEELAGHGIRAVTRRSSGRRIIDLYADSRSDDGDDSADKNDTAPV